A region of Lacinutrix sp. Hel_I_90 DNA encodes the following proteins:
- a CDS encoding DUF5687 family protein, which yields MIKRFISLEWKGFTRSASFKMNMALKILMLIGAFFMLLYALGLGVGAYYIIEELVDPDPFKIINKFLIFYFIGDLVFRYFLQKMPIVNIKPLLYLPLKKDQVVRFGINKTMVSFFNIWHAFFFIPFSIVLLVEGHDFINVLGWHLAMLALVYCNNFINIFINNKDFAFYAVLGGIVALMALMYYEVFDITQYTAPVFSAFYKYPYLAIIPLVLAVVLYKMAFSYFRKNFYLDAGLAKKIDVAETDNMTWLDRFGSVATFLKNDIKLIKRNKRSKMTVFMSFVFLFYGLLFFTGAIETYEGPFWRVFAGIFVSGGFLFSFGQFVPSWDSAYYPLLMSQNIRYKEYLESKWYLMVIATIFSTILASFYLFFGWQAYAAIVVGAIYNIGVNSHIVLWGGAYIKTPIDLTSGKKAFGDKKAFNVKTLLLTIPKLLLPMVIYAVGHFLQGEILGFALVAIFGLAGLLFKNKVFSIIEKIYKVEKYKTLVAYKQTN from the coding sequence ATGATTAAACGTTTTATAAGTTTAGAGTGGAAAGGATTTACGCGCTCAGCCTCATTTAAAATGAATATGGCGCTTAAAATCTTAATGCTAATTGGCGCATTTTTTATGTTGCTCTATGCTTTAGGCTTAGGTGTTGGCGCCTATTATATTATTGAAGAATTGGTGGATCCAGACCCGTTTAAAATCATTAATAAATTTTTAATTTTTTACTTTATTGGCGATTTGGTTTTTAGGTATTTTCTACAGAAAATGCCAATAGTCAATATTAAACCGCTTTTATATTTGCCCTTAAAAAAGGATCAAGTGGTTAGGTTTGGTATTAATAAAACAATGGTGTCATTCTTTAATATCTGGCATGCTTTCTTTTTTATTCCGTTTTCAATTGTGCTTTTAGTTGAAGGGCATGATTTTATTAATGTCTTAGGATGGCATTTGGCTATGCTAGCACTTGTGTATTGTAATAATTTTATTAATATTTTTATAAATAATAAGGACTTTGCTTTTTACGCTGTTTTAGGGGGTATTGTAGCCTTAATGGCGTTAATGTATTATGAGGTTTTTGATATCACACAATACACAGCTCCAGTTTTTTCAGCATTTTACAAGTACCCATATTTGGCTATTATTCCATTAGTATTGGCTGTTGTGCTTTATAAAATGGCCTTTAGCTATTTTAGAAAAAACTTCTATTTAGATGCCGGTTTAGCTAAAAAAATAGATGTCGCAGAAACCGATAATATGACCTGGTTGGATCGTTTTGGGAGTGTGGCTACATTCTTAAAAAATGATATTAAATTAATAAAGAGAAACAAGCGTTCTAAGATGACCGTGTTTATGAGCTTTGTTTTTCTCTTTTATGGATTACTCTTTTTTACTGGTGCTATAGAAACTTATGAGGGTCCCTTTTGGCGTGTTTTTGCTGGTATTTTTGTCTCTGGTGGGTTTCTGTTTAGTTTTGGTCAATTCGTACCAAGCTGGGATAGCGCCTACTATCCATTATTAATGAGTCAAAATATTCGTTATAAAGAATATTTGGAGTCTAAATGGTATTTAATGGTCATTGCTACGATTTTCTCAACCATTTTAGCGTCCTTCTATTTGTTTTTTGGCTGGCAAGCTTATGCCGCCATTGTAGTAGGTGCCATCTATAATATAGGTGTTAATTCTCATATTGTGCTGTGGGGAGGAGCGTATATAAAAACACCTATAGATTTAACCTCTGGGAAAAAGGCTTTTGGGGATAAAAAAGCGTTTAATGTGAAAACACTATTATTAACGATTCCTAAATTATTACTACCCATGGTTATTTATGCTGTTGGTCATTTTTTACAAGGCGAAATTTTAGGTTTTGCTTTGGTAGCAATATTTGGATTAGCAGGATTATTATTTAAAAATAAGGTATTTAGCATTATAGAAAAGATTTATAAAGTTGAAAAATATAAAACACTGGTTGCTTACAAACAAACAAACTAA
- a CDS encoding ABC transporter ATP-binding protein: MIITSNLSKTYNTNTVLNIEHLEIPKGQSFGLVGNNGAGKTTYFSLLLDLIQPTSGYIENNKVRVHESEDWKPFTAAFIDETFLIGYLTPEEYFYFIGELRGQNKGDVDALLAQFEDFFHGEILQQKKYLRDLSKGNQKKVGIVAALIGNPEVIILDEPFANLDPTTQIRLKSILRDLAKTKGVTVLVSSHDLSHVTDVCERIVVLEKGEVVKDLETNPATLRELEAHFSGVAVV; encoded by the coding sequence ATGATAATTACTTCAAACCTTTCAAAAACATATAATACAAACACGGTATTAAATATTGAGCATTTAGAGATTCCAAAAGGGCAGAGCTTTGGTCTGGTTGGTAATAATGGTGCAGGAAAAACCACGTATTTCAGTTTGCTTTTAGATTTAATTCAGCCAACATCGGGTTATATTGAAAATAACAAGGTAAGGGTTCACGAAAGTGAAGATTGGAAACCCTTTACTGCTGCTTTTATAGATGAAACGTTTTTAATTGGGTACTTAACACCTGAAGAATACTTTTACTTTATTGGTGAACTTCGCGGACAAAACAAAGGAGATGTTGATGCTTTACTCGCTCAGTTTGAAGACTTTTTCCACGGCGAAATTCTTCAGCAAAAAAAATATCTGCGCGATTTAAGTAAAGGAAACCAGAAGAAGGTAGGAATCGTAGCGGCTTTAATAGGCAATCCAGAAGTTATAATTCTCGATGAACCTTTTGCGAATTTAGACCCAACAACACAAATTAGATTAAAAAGCATTTTAAGAGATTTGGCAAAAACGAAAGGTGTTACCGTTTTAGTTTCAAGTCATGATTTATCTCATGTTACAGATGTTTGCGAGCGTATTGTGGTGCTTGAGAAAGGAGAAGTCGTGAAGGATTTAGAGACCAACCCAGCAACGTTAAGAGAATTAGAGGCGCATTTTTCTGGGGTAGCTGTGGTTTAG
- a CDS encoding polymer-forming cytoskeletal protein, with product MFPDSKKSKTELSQNSVQNLIAKGTKIVGTFESEGDIRIDGIVEGEVRTPGKVVVGKTGEIHGSLQSSNAYFEGTLKGKLILTETLTLKPSANIEGEVVIAKLAIEPGAIFNVTCDMKNTTKGIKGDSKTEKTTK from the coding sequence ATGTTTCCTGACAGTAAAAAGAGCAAAACAGAACTAAGTCAAAATTCAGTACAAAACCTTATCGCTAAGGGAACTAAAATAGTGGGTACTTTTGAAAGTGAAGGCGATATAAGGATCGATGGTATTGTTGAGGGTGAGGTAAGAACACCCGGAAAAGTAGTGGTCGGTAAGACTGGAGAAATCCACGGATCATTACAGAGCAGTAATGCCTATTTTGAAGGGACTTTAAAAGGAAAACTCATACTCACAGAAACACTAACTTTAAAACCATCGGCAAATATTGAAGGCGAAGTAGTGATTGCAAAACTAGCCATAGAGCCAGGGGCAATATTTAATGTGACCTGTGATATGAAAAACACAACAAAAGGTATTAAAGGTGACTCAAAAACCGAAAAAACAACTAAATAA
- a CDS encoding AtpZ/AtpI family protein, whose protein sequence is MTQKPKKQLNNYIKFTTIAFQMIATIGLLSFVGWWLDSKFPNNYSAYTVIFSLLGVFLAIYQVIKQVIDMSKDK, encoded by the coding sequence GTGACTCAAAAACCGAAAAAACAACTAAATAATTACATTAAATTCACGACCATTGCGTTTCAGATGATTGCCACAATTGGGCTATTGTCTTTTGTTGGTTGGTGGCTGGACTCTAAATTCCCGAATAATTATAGTGCGTATACTGTGATTTTTTCGCTTTTAGGAGTATTTCTTGCCATTTACCAAGTCATTAAACAGGTTATAGACATGTCAAAAGATAAATAA
- a CDS encoding DUF6168 family protein gives MKQKLIKFLFVLIPFTLVFFSLQYFIADLIADTKALYYETWKVYVFNFSATFIVYLFVVFVNKTFSDKTGFAFMACGLLKMMAAIIFLLPLIQNKELDAVNDVIAFFIPYFLFLFLETIYVVKILNK, from the coding sequence ATGAAGCAAAAATTAATTAAGTTTCTTTTCGTATTAATTCCATTTACACTCGTTTTTTTTTCACTACAATATTTTATTGCTGATTTAATAGCAGACACAAAAGCGTTATATTACGAGACTTGGAAGGTCTATGTCTTTAATTTTTCGGCAACCTTTATCGTGTATTTATTTGTTGTATTTGTAAACAAAACATTTTCTGATAAAACAGGCTTTGCTTTTATGGCCTGCGGATTATTAAAAATGATGGCTGCCATTATTTTTTTACTACCGCTTATCCAAAACAAAGAACTAGACGCTGTTAACGACGTCATAGCCTTCTTTATTCCTTACTTTCTTTTCTTATTTTTAGAAACAATTTACGTCGTTAAAATTTTAAATAAATAG
- the atpB gene encoding F0F1 ATP synthase subunit A: MTIAQKSIKLITIVVLALIPMVSLALEGDQHGEDKEFNASELINDHIGDSHEFHIADWNGHPISFYLPVILWTDNGLTFFSSEKFHHDNSGEHVVEANGQEFVRHHERIYYKDKFETMTQEEKEAMVPVDYSVRPLDFSITKLVFSMLFSVLLLFILFSAVGRSYKKNNKAPKGLAAFLEPLVLFVRDDIAIPNIGEKKYARFMPYLLTIFFFIWVNNLFGLIPFFPFSSNLTGNIFFTFVLSFITFIVTSFSGNKDYWKHILTPPVPKALYPIMVPIEIIGIFTKPFALMIRLFANITAGHIIILSLISLIFIFKSVFIAPVSGVFVLFMSVLEMLVAALQAYVFTLLSALFIGQAVAEHDHDHAHDAAGHEIPDAEDVRGDFI; this comes from the coding sequence ATGACGATAGCACAAAAATCTATCAAACTGATCACAATAGTAGTATTAGCCTTGATTCCAATGGTTTCATTGGCATTAGAAGGTGATCAACATGGTGAGGATAAAGAATTCAATGCAAGTGAATTAATTAATGATCACATTGGCGATTCTCACGAGTTTCATATAGCAGATTGGAATGGGCATCCCATTTCTTTTTACTTGCCTGTGATACTTTGGACAGATAATGGTCTAACATTCTTTTCTTCAGAAAAATTTCATCACGATAACTCTGGGGAGCATGTTGTAGAAGCAAATGGTCAAGAATTTGTGAGACATCATGAAAGAATTTATTATAAGGATAAATTCGAAACAATGACTCAGGAAGAAAAAGAAGCTATGGTCCCTGTTGATTATTCAGTAAGACCTTTAGATTTCTCGATTACGAAGCTGGTCTTCTCTATGTTGTTTTCAGTCCTATTACTATTCATTTTGTTTAGTGCAGTTGGTCGCTCTTATAAGAAAAACAATAAAGCGCCTAAAGGTTTAGCTGCTTTTCTAGAGCCATTGGTGTTATTTGTAAGAGATGATATTGCTATTCCAAACATTGGGGAAAAGAAATACGCTAGATTTATGCCGTATTTATTAACTATATTTTTCTTTATCTGGGTAAATAACTTATTTGGATTAATCCCTTTCTTTCCCTTTAGTTCAAATTTAACAGGGAATATATTTTTCACTTTTGTACTATCATTTATTACATTTATAGTAACGTCATTTAGTGGGAATAAAGATTATTGGAAACATATTTTGACGCCTCCAGTGCCAAAAGCATTATATCCTATTATGGTGCCTATTGAAATCATAGGGATCTTTACTAAGCCTTTCGCTTTAATGATTCGTTTATTTGCAAACATCACGGCCGGGCATATTATTATATTAAGTTTGATTTCTTTAATATTCATATTTAAAAGCGTATTTATTGCACCAGTTTCTGGAGTGTTTGTTTTATTTATGAGTGTATTAGAGATGCTAGTTGCTGCCTTGCAAGCGTATGTATTTACCTTGTTATCAGCGCTATTTATAGGTCAGGCGGTAGCAGAGCACGACCACGATCATGCGCATGATGCAGCTGGTCACGAAATTCCAGACGCAGAAGATGTGCGTGGGGATTTTATTTAA
- the atpE gene encoding ATP synthase F0 subunit C, producing MVLAGIGAGLAAIGAGIGIGKIGGSAMDAIARQPEATSKIQTAMIIAAALIEGVALFAVVVALIAK from the coding sequence ATGGTATTAGCTGGAATCGGAGCTGGTTTAGCTGCAATTGGTGCAGGAATCGGTATTGGAAAAATTGGTGGATCTGCAATGGATGCAATTGCTCGTCAACCTGAAGCTACTTCAAAAATTCAAACAGCGATGATTATTGCTGCTGCACTTATTGAAGGTGTTGCACTTTTCGCAGTTGTAGTTGCTTTAATTGCAAAATAA